Proteins co-encoded in one Capnocytophaga ochracea DSM 7271 genomic window:
- a CDS encoding ATP-binding cassette domain-containing protein: MLNIFIKEKSYSDKLILKNIQLSIPQNGLYGVVGKNGAGKTTFFKCLCSLTPFKGEVSYQQQPLTPQQIGFLPTEPYLYEHLTVEEFYKFYSLLLDIKPQNTMPFEVNKTLLIKELSTGMRKKVYFNAVLQKPYTLYIFDEPFSGLDITSVLQIKKLLKKLSETHIVLFASHILETLSDCKEIYLLHEGNAQIFLPSNLNKIEEFLSL, from the coding sequence ATGCTCAACATTTTCATTAAAGAAAAAAGTTATTCCGATAAACTAATTCTCAAAAACATACAGCTTTCTATTCCTCAAAACGGACTCTATGGGGTAGTAGGTAAAAATGGTGCAGGAAAAACTACTTTTTTCAAATGCTTGTGTAGTTTAACACCTTTCAAAGGAGAAGTAAGCTATCAGCAACAACCTTTAACGCCTCAACAAATCGGGTTTCTCCCTACCGAACCTTATTTATACGAGCACCTTACCGTAGAAGAGTTTTATAAGTTTTACAGCTTGCTATTGGATATAAAACCACAAAACACAATGCCTTTTGAAGTAAATAAAACTCTACTCATCAAAGAGCTTTCCACAGGAATGCGAAAAAAAGTGTATTTCAATGCCGTATTACAAAAGCCCTACACCCTCTACATATTTGATGAACCTTTTAGCGGTTTAGATATTACCTCGGTACTTCAAATCAAAAAATTGCTAAAAAAACTATCAGAGACTCATATCGTACTGTTCGCATCTCATATTTTAGAAACCTTATCCGATTGCAAAGAAATATACTTATTACACGAGGGGAATGCACAAATATTTTTACCCTCAAATCTCAATAAAATTGAAGAATTTTTAAGTTTATAA
- a CDS encoding carboxypeptidase-like regulatory domain-containing protein: MKNTIKDEKGTPIEYVNIGIVGTHKGTISDAHGNFSLEKLQPKPTDSIYFSHISYERRAICIKDFQNDKPIVLTEKEIMLAPIDVSAKTKQLKTLKGKGIRFVGAILYYTPEDMKTQEEFPETIGDFVNLKTNWVATEFHITCIKNNTEKAVFRLNFFQMNNQEMSPLTEKPIYITIPKTESKIDVVEKFRVPIPKGKIWIELQPIDIQGEEKARIVFPASRSLGYARYDTTFEKIPLGAGLSFAIKGYEYEVVE; this comes from the coding sequence TTGAAGAATACTATAAAAGATGAAAAAGGCACTCCCATCGAATACGTAAACATCGGTATTGTGGGCACTCACAAAGGTACAATTAGTGATGCACACGGCAATTTCTCCTTAGAAAAGTTACAGCCCAAGCCTACTGATAGTATTTACTTTTCACATATTAGTTACGAAAGAAGAGCTATTTGTATAAAAGACTTTCAGAATGATAAACCTATTGTCCTTACAGAAAAAGAAATAATGCTTGCGCCTATAGATGTTTCAGCAAAAACAAAGCAGCTAAAAACTTTAAAGGGAAAAGGAATTCGTTTTGTAGGGGCTATCCTATATTATACGCCTGAAGATATGAAAACGCAAGAGGAATTTCCTGAAACTATTGGTGATTTTGTGAATCTTAAAACCAATTGGGTAGCTACAGAATTTCACATTACTTGTATCAAAAATAATACCGAGAAAGCAGTCTTTCGTTTAAACTTTTTTCAGATGAACAATCAAGAAATGAGTCCTCTTACTGAAAAACCTATCTATATCACTATTCCTAAAACAGAAAGTAAAATAGACGTAGTGGAGAAATTCAGAGTTCCTATCCCAAAAGGAAAAATATGGATAGAATTACAACCTATAGACATACAAGGAGAGGAAAAAGCTCGCATTGTTTTCCCAGCTTCACGTTCTTTAGGCTATGCACGCTACGATACAACTTTTGAGAAAATTCCTTTGGGTGCAGGACTTTCTTTTGCCATAAAAGGGTATGAATACGAAGTTGTAGAATAA
- a CDS encoding bacteriocin yields the protein MTLKRTQQVEAQGVKKLDSFKGFETLNSKELQGIEGGCGHLNIMNIIERDGCRPKGHRWKWFWQDEY from the coding sequence ATGACATTAAAAAGAACTCAACAAGTAGAAGCTCAAGGAGTGAAGAAACTTGACAGTTTTAAAGGTTTTGAAACTTTGAACTCAAAAGAACTTCAAGGAATTGAAGGAGGTTGTGGACACCTTAACATTATGAATATTATAGAACGTGATGGTTGCAGACCAAAAGGGCACCGTTGGAAATGGTTTTGGCAAGATGAGTATTAG
- a CDS encoding alginate export family protein has product MKKHLLSFFALGTAFVLYPSLATAQVENPPAPNEGVPPPQPPMEEMMTPPPPPPTDNEFTLSAQIRPRFEYRNGAYRPLVEGESPAILTNNRVRLNFDYKHSDRLHLYVSLQNVNVWGQAQQVQAVDKTGGMSVFEAYAEFPLVNTLSAKVGRQVIALDDDRIFGSLDWHPAGRSHDAVNLNWTPSEKWTLRGFFAYNQSGSTVTPTLNVNTPSGQNFTPKLGQDYQHLQALHAHYSISEAHQLSLLFANLGYRTNDSADQNMQTFGAHYTGKSNQLTYGASAYMQTGKNAVGADKSAYMFAVNAGYKFSPIFGLTAGVDYLSGNASDDNSKDKKFNPFSGTNHKFYGFMDYYYVGFTPSVGLLNPYLTANVRTGEKSNLSATYHFFAPAAKFETDKKHSSLGSEIDLVYNLKVQPFIGLQVGYSTYFANDGTKALKGTANQRSYQDWFWCSLNINPKLFSAIF; this is encoded by the coding sequence ATGAAAAAACATTTATTATCATTTTTTGCTTTGGGTACCGCTTTCGTTTTGTACCCCTCTTTAGCAACTGCGCAGGTAGAAAATCCTCCTGCTCCTAATGAAGGTGTTCCTCCTCCGCAACCTCCTATGGAAGAGATGATGACACCACCTCCTCCGCCACCTACCGATAACGAGTTCACGCTATCAGCACAAATTCGTCCGCGTTTTGAGTACCGCAATGGGGCATATCGTCCTTTAGTAGAAGGTGAATCGCCTGCTATCCTCACCAACAACCGCGTGCGCTTAAACTTCGACTATAAGCATAGCGACCGCCTACATTTGTACGTTTCTCTCCAAAACGTGAACGTTTGGGGGCAAGCGCAACAAGTACAAGCCGTCGATAAAACAGGCGGTATGTCGGTTTTCGAGGCTTACGCCGAATTCCCTCTTGTGAATACCCTTAGCGCAAAAGTAGGTAGACAAGTGATTGCACTGGACGACGACCGTATTTTCGGCTCTCTCGATTGGCACCCTGCCGGACGTAGCCACGATGCAGTGAACCTTAATTGGACACCTTCTGAAAAGTGGACACTTCGCGGTTTCTTTGCTTATAACCAATCAGGAAGTACAGTTACTCCTACTCTAAATGTAAATACTCCCAGCGGACAGAATTTTACTCCAAAATTGGGTCAGGATTATCAACACTTGCAAGCCCTTCACGCGCACTATAGCATCAGTGAAGCGCACCAATTGTCGCTCTTGTTTGCTAACTTAGGTTACCGTACTAATGATAGTGCTGACCAAAATATGCAAACTTTCGGTGCGCACTACACTGGCAAAAGTAACCAGTTGACCTATGGAGCTTCTGCTTATATGCAAACTGGTAAAAACGCTGTAGGAGCCGATAAAAGCGCTTATATGTTTGCAGTGAACGCAGGCTACAAGTTTTCTCCTATCTTTGGCTTAACTGCTGGTGTAGACTACCTCAGTGGGAATGCTTCTGATGACAATTCTAAAGACAAGAAATTCAATCCATTCAGCGGTACCAACCACAAGTTCTACGGCTTTATGGATTATTACTATGTAGGTTTTACTCCTTCTGTAGGTTTGCTCAATCCTTATCTCACTGCCAATGTGCGCACTGGCGAAAAGAGCAACCTCAGCGCTACTTATCACTTCTTTGCACCCGCTGCTAAGTTCGAAACTGATAAGAAGCACAGTAGTCTCGGTAGTGAAATCGACTTGGTGTACAACTTAAAGGTACAACCTTTTATAGGGTTGCAAGTAGGTTACTCTACTTACTTTGCTAACGATGGCACCAAAGCCCTCAAAGGTACTGCTAACCAACGCAGTTACCAAGACTGGTTCTGGTGTAGCCTAAACATAAATCCTAAATTGTTCTCTGCGATATTTTAA
- the nrfH gene encoding cytochrome c nitrite reductase small subunit, with protein sequence MATTDNNTPSTKKGRWFRFLIPSLVGILIGLCGYIFYISKAYTYLSDDPKACVNCHIMEPEYATWMHSSHGRNTVCNDCHVPHDNVFRKYYFKANDGLRHATMFTFRMEPQVIKMHSPGQRVVQENCIRCHSTLVSEVQAGKVTAEMAHADNGKLCWDCHREVPHSRVRGLNAAPHSPVPIVDNMPSNTPDWLDKMVKNREKSNN encoded by the coding sequence ATGGCGACAACAGATAACAACACCCCATCTACTAAAAAAGGACGATGGTTTCGTTTCTTAATTCCCTCGTTAGTAGGGATACTGATAGGGCTTTGCGGGTATATTTTCTATATATCCAAAGCATATACCTATCTGTCTGACGACCCCAAGGCGTGTGTGAACTGCCATATTATGGAGCCTGAGTACGCTACGTGGATGCACTCCTCTCACGGCCGAAATACCGTGTGTAACGATTGCCACGTGCCTCACGACAACGTTTTTCGCAAATATTATTTTAAAGCGAACGACGGTCTGCGTCACGCCACGATGTTTACCTTCCGTATGGAACCACAAGTGATTAAGATGCACTCTCCAGGGCAAAGAGTAGTACAAGAAAATTGTATTCGTTGCCACAGCACCCTTGTAAGCGAAGTGCAAGCAGGCAAGGTAACTGCTGAAATGGCACACGCCGATAATGGCAAATTGTGCTGGGATTGCCACCGCGAAGTACCTCACAGCCGTGTGAGAGGGCTTAATGCTGCTCCTCATTCGCCTGTGCCTATTGTGGACAATATGCCGAGCAACACTCCCGATTGGCTTGACAAAATGGTGAAAAACAGAGAAAAATCAAATAATTAA
- the nrfA gene encoding ammonia-forming cytochrome c nitrite reductase produces the protein MKKKHWLIAGLLAVVTFLLGLLANSIMNRSTEAQLIARGGNNIKEGECRNELYEPFYPREYASWAATADTTFRSKYMSSHDDDLLALRPEMVILWAGYAFSKEYNAPRGHMHAIEDVTKILRTGAPTDSTHSPQPGTCWTCKSPDVPRLIKEVGAETYYSAPWDQWGSQIVNPIGCATCHDTKTMKLQVSQLALQEAFKRQGRDINKATHQEMRSLVCAQCHVEYYFKGDKKYLTFPWDKGMTVEKMEEYYDAEGWTDYVHPLSRTPILKAQHPDYELSQLGIHGQRGVSCADCHMPYKTDGAVKFTDHQISSPLRNVSASCQTCHRQSEEELVKNVYDRQDAVYGMRMKLEKQLAKVHFKAKFLWDNGATEEQMKPTLALIRKSQWRWDMVHSSHGAAFHAPIESERLLSDGLIYAYQAENNLDVLKEKLNIKTAFVMPDISTKAKAQKEIGLDIPKEEAAKKRFLETIVPKWIKEAKEKGRLVTQK, from the coding sequence ATGAAAAAGAAACATTGGTTAATTGCAGGTTTATTAGCAGTGGTTACCTTTTTATTAGGTCTATTGGCTAATTCGATAATGAACAGATCAACAGAAGCTCAGTTAATAGCTAGAGGTGGTAATAACATTAAAGAAGGTGAATGCCGCAACGAGCTTTACGAACCGTTCTATCCTCGTGAATACGCTTCGTGGGCAGCTACTGCCGACACTACTTTCCGCTCTAAGTATATGAGTAGTCACGATGATGATTTGCTCGCTTTGCGCCCCGAAATGGTAATCCTTTGGGCTGGTTACGCATTCTCTAAAGAGTACAATGCTCCTCGCGGACATATGCACGCTATTGAAGACGTTACTAAAATTCTTCGTACAGGCGCTCCTACTGATTCAACTCACTCTCCTCAACCAGGTACTTGCTGGACTTGTAAAAGCCCTGATGTGCCTCGCCTAATAAAAGAAGTAGGTGCTGAAACTTATTACAGCGCTCCTTGGGATCAATGGGGTAGCCAAATCGTAAATCCTATCGGTTGCGCTACTTGCCACGATACTAAAACTATGAAATTGCAAGTAAGTCAATTGGCTTTACAAGAAGCCTTCAAACGTCAAGGTCGCGATATCAATAAAGCTACTCACCAAGAGATGCGTTCTCTTGTGTGTGCGCAATGCCACGTAGAGTACTACTTCAAAGGTGATAAAAAATATCTTACTTTCCCTTGGGATAAAGGTATGACTGTTGAAAAGATGGAAGAGTACTACGATGCAGAAGGTTGGACTGACTATGTACATCCACTTAGCCGTACTCCTATCCTTAAAGCACAACACCCCGACTATGAACTTTCTCAACTCGGTATCCACGGACAACGCGGCGTTTCTTGTGCCGATTGCCATATGCCTTACAAAACTGATGGCGCTGTGAAATTCACCGATCACCAAATCAGTAGCCCTTTGCGTAACGTATCAGCAAGTTGCCAAACTTGTCACCGCCAAAGTGAAGAAGAATTGGTGAAAAACGTATACGATCGCCAAGATGCTGTATATGGTATGCGTATGAAACTCGAAAAACAATTAGCAAAAGTACACTTTAAAGCTAAATTCTTGTGGGATAACGGCGCTACTGAAGAACAAATGAAACCTACTTTGGCACTTATCCGCAAATCTCAATGGCGTTGGGATATGGTACACTCTTCACACGGTGCCGCTTTCCACGCTCCTATCGAATCTGAACGCCTCCTTAGCGATGGTCTTATCTATGCTTATCAAGCTGAAAATAATTTAGATGTGCTTAAAGAAAAACTAAACATCAAAACAGCTTTCGTAATGCCTGATATCAGCACTAAAGCTAAAGCCCAAAAAGAAATTGGTTTGGATATCCCTAAAGAAGAAGCTGCTAAGAAAAGATTCTTAGAAACTATCGTTCCTAAATGGATTAAAGAAGCTAAAGAAAAAGGACGCTTAGTAACCCAAAAGTAA
- a CDS encoding cytochrome c biogenesis protein ResB has protein sequence MKQYPFAILVACLSLIIGLILQLTLGSISKSWFSFPYNVIGGFAFVVLTTAVYFIFRKTNFIVRFSSAPFAIVTVVTLGVLTIGLGSINVNPQEVAHSFVGKLGLDDLTKTWYFGIIFVLALMNLWFSILKRSMVYQRKNIPFLLNHFGLWLTMFAGVLGQGDIIRLKMNLYKDKLEWRATTEDNQMVELPIAMELKEFSIDIYPNKLFVIDSTGSALPHEKPQGFMLEKEGDYATLLNWKITLHQYLEKAIPDTDSTYINHTMWGATNAAKVTVEDLRTHKKKTDWISAGNFQFSPRAIHLDDEHTLVMAPAEARKFQSEVLVYQKGKQEVLEEKIEVNHPISVGGWRIYQLSYDERMGRWSELSVVELISDPWLPVVYVGIFLLLAGGIALLFEVKTKTANK, from the coding sequence ATGAAACAATATCCCTTCGCTATTCTCGTAGCGTGCTTATCCCTTATCATAGGGCTGATACTACAACTTACCTTAGGAAGTATCAGCAAAAGCTGGTTTAGCTTTCCTTACAATGTAATAGGAGGCTTTGCCTTTGTAGTACTCACTACAGCTGTATATTTTATTTTTAGAAAAACGAATTTCATCGTGCGCTTTTCATCAGCGCCTTTTGCTATTGTTACGGTCGTAACCCTTGGGGTACTCACCATTGGTTTGGGGAGCATCAACGTAAATCCTCAAGAGGTAGCTCATAGCTTTGTGGGCAAATTAGGCTTAGACGACCTTACCAAAACTTGGTACTTTGGCATTATCTTCGTATTGGCACTGATGAACCTTTGGTTTTCTATCCTCAAACGCTCGATGGTCTACCAACGTAAAAACATACCTTTCCTCCTCAACCACTTTGGCTTATGGCTTACAATGTTCGCTGGCGTATTAGGTCAGGGAGATATTATACGTCTGAAAATGAACCTCTATAAGGATAAGCTCGAATGGCGTGCAACTACTGAAGATAATCAAATGGTAGAACTCCCCATTGCAATGGAACTCAAAGAGTTCAGTATTGATATTTATCCTAACAAACTATTTGTGATTGATAGTACAGGTTCAGCACTACCTCACGAAAAACCTCAAGGCTTTATGCTGGAGAAAGAAGGTGACTATGCAACCCTGCTGAACTGGAAAATCACCCTTCACCAATATCTTGAAAAAGCTATTCCCGATACCGATAGTACCTACATCAATCATACGATGTGGGGTGCGACCAATGCGGCTAAGGTAACCGTAGAAGACCTTCGTACTCATAAAAAGAAAACCGATTGGATTTCTGCAGGTAACTTCCAATTCTCACCCCGTGCCATTCATTTAGACGATGAACATACCTTAGTAATGGCTCCTGCCGAAGCACGTAAATTCCAATCTGAGGTATTAGTATACCAAAAAGGGAAACAAGAAGTTTTAGAAGAAAAAATAGAGGTGAATCACCCTATTAGTGTAGGTGGTTGGCGTATTTACCAATTGAGTTATGACGAGCGTATGGGACGTTGGTCAGAACTTAGTGTCGTCGAACTCATCTCCGACCCTTGGTTACCTGTCGTTTATGTAGGAATTTTCTTACTACTTGCTGGCGGTATTGCCCTACTCTTTGAAGTAAAAACTAAAACAGCTAACAAGTAA
- the ccsA gene encoding cytochrome c biogenesis protein CcsA translates to MWHYFNLITYITVALWLLSGTLIYSKSKALRGVSIVAHLVATLTIGGFIVALWQNLDRPPLRTLAETRIWYAFFMGLIGCAIYWLYRQKWMLSYSAVMGIVFVVLTYTHPDTMNKALMPALQSVWFIPHVIVYIFAYAMLGMASLTAFYGIYRYKKGKEVQSIFTVIDQLVKIGYVFLTFGLLFGALWAKEAWGHYWTWDPKETWAFITWLGYLVYLHHKYNHKEKKPFQSFIIVGLAFILLLICWFGVNYLPTAQMSVHTYSG, encoded by the coding sequence ATGTGGCATTATTTTAATCTTATAACATATATTACAGTAGCTTTGTGGCTACTTTCGGGTACGCTTATCTACAGCAAGAGCAAAGCGCTTAGAGGAGTGAGTATTGTAGCTCACTTAGTAGCTACCTTAACCATAGGAGGTTTTATTGTTGCCTTATGGCAAAACTTAGACCGTCCGCCATTGCGCACACTTGCCGAAACGCGTATTTGGTATGCTTTTTTTATGGGGCTTATAGGCTGTGCTATCTATTGGCTCTATCGTCAAAAGTGGATGCTTAGCTATTCAGCAGTAATGGGTATTGTATTTGTAGTGCTTACCTACACTCACCCCGATACAATGAACAAAGCCCTGATGCCTGCCTTACAGAGCGTGTGGTTCATTCCACACGTAATCGTGTATATCTTTGCTTATGCGATGTTGGGTATGGCTTCACTTACTGCTTTCTATGGCATTTATCGCTATAAAAAAGGAAAAGAGGTACAATCAATCTTTACTGTTATCGACCAACTCGTAAAAATAGGTTATGTATTTCTCACCTTTGGATTGCTTTTTGGAGCCCTTTGGGCAAAAGAAGCGTGGGGACACTATTGGACGTGGGACCCTAAAGAAACTTGGGCGTTTATCACTTGGCTCGGCTATTTGGTATATCTCCACCACAAGTACAATCACAAAGAAAAGAAACCCTTTCAGAGTTTTATCATTGTAGGACTTGCATTTATACTATTGCTCATCTGCTGGTTTGGCGTTAATTACTTGCCAACGGCACAAATGAGTGTACATACCTATTCAGGATAA
- a CDS encoding oligosaccharide flippase family protein gives MSFFKNIKGVIKNNKKIVENYFFMTLLQFLNTLFYLLIYPYLIRILGGEGYGLYVFASSIAAYFIFFINFGFDLPATKLIAENVNNKKILERVLSEVFTAKNYLFLISIIVFAILLFSIPLFWDNKWIFISCFSTVYSYILFPQWFFQGIQQMRVQTMLQLAVKILSLPFIFVFVKEKEDLMLYSFIVAGTTFLAGIISFVIIHIKYQLYVSWIALKELKEVFKKSLPFFYSYLAGSLKEYSIPVIIGALFGMKEVAIYDLANKIIYIPRVIFMSINAAIFPKIVVHNNANAIKKIIRWEYILSMITMLGIALLGGYAVHLLGGDSMAEAHYMTILLSSTILSRLIVGAYTYFVFIPNEKNFLVTKTQLIALVSFVISAFVLLFNRSIFTIGIMITISALSEIIYCLYATSKYKLLLNTTEDENSTFRK, from the coding sequence ATGAGTTTTTTTAAAAATATAAAAGGGGTTATCAAGAATAATAAAAAGATTGTAGAGAATTATTTTTTTATGACATTGCTACAATTTTTAAATACATTGTTTTATTTACTTATTTATCCTTATTTGATAAGAATTTTAGGAGGAGAAGGATATGGTTTATACGTTTTTGCATCTTCTATAGCTGCTTATTTTATATTCTTTATCAATTTTGGATTTGATTTACCAGCTACTAAGTTGATTGCAGAAAATGTAAATAATAAAAAAATACTTGAACGAGTATTATCAGAGGTTTTTACAGCTAAAAACTACTTATTTTTGATTTCTATAATAGTTTTTGCTATATTATTATTTAGTATTCCTTTGTTTTGGGACAATAAATGGATATTTATAAGCTGTTTTAGCACTGTATATTCATATATTTTATTTCCACAATGGTTTTTTCAAGGGATACAACAAATGCGAGTGCAAACAATGTTGCAATTGGCAGTAAAAATATTGAGTTTACCTTTTATATTTGTTTTCGTAAAAGAAAAAGAAGATTTAATGCTATATTCATTTATTGTAGCAGGAACTACTTTTTTAGCAGGCATTATTTCTTTTGTTATTATACATATTAAATATCAATTGTATGTGAGCTGGATAGCTTTGAAAGAACTGAAAGAGGTTTTTAAAAAATCACTACCTTTCTTTTACAGTTATTTGGCAGGCTCTTTAAAGGAGTACAGTATCCCCGTGATTATAGGAGCTTTATTTGGAATGAAAGAAGTAGCAATATATGATTTAGCCAATAAGATTATTTATATTCCTCGCGTAATATTTATGAGCATTAATGCAGCTATTTTTCCAAAAATAGTAGTACATAATAATGCAAATGCTATAAAGAAAATCATACGATGGGAATATATATTATCGATGATTACAATGCTAGGGATAGCTTTGTTAGGAGGCTATGCCGTACATTTATTAGGAGGAGATAGTATGGCTGAAGCTCATTATATGACAATATTGTTAAGTAGTACTATTTTGAGCAGACTAATAGTGGGCGCCTATACTTATTTTGTGTTTATCCCTAATGAGAAAAATTTTTTGGTTACCAAAACACAGCTTATAGCTTTGGTTAGTTTTGTGATAAGTGCTTTTGTTTTGTTATTTAATAGAAGTATTTTTACAATAGGGATAATGATAACTATTTCGGCACTATCTGAGATTATATATTGTTTATATGCGACATCAAAGTATAAATTACTTTTAAATACTACGGAAGATGAAAATAGCACTTTTAGGAAGTAA
- a CDS encoding CgeB family protein, which produces MKIALLGSKDYDSLEFHLNDSLTFLGHTVFHIDIKDVSRLPLRYNYWLQQFFQGYDARIFKKIAKRIVDEHPELVICTYRFIHPDCIRFIKRELPNTKVVHLNPDALTTFQRQQIFVSPYDAYFTKDPFIVDFMKNKMGLKVFYLPEAFNQRIHTYNFEDRKTLEKNIDIDVVCFGTLYPYRAKMVERLVKAGIAVKLFGTADKRVSLPTINSLYQHEFITGKRKAEVLLGSKIVFNNFHYAEIQSVNAKFFEIAGMGAFQICDYKPTLEEYTGISAEKFTFKHIDEAISLIRYYLDKPLERHQLSEKQKAHFLTHHTYDIRMQEMFQLLEM; this is translated from the coding sequence ATGAAAATAGCACTTTTAGGAAGTAAAGACTATGATAGTTTAGAATTCCATTTAAATGATTCACTAACCTTTTTAGGGCATACTGTTTTTCATATTGATATTAAAGATGTAAGCAGGTTGCCCTTGCGTTATAATTATTGGTTGCAACAGTTTTTTCAAGGGTATGACGCTCGTATATTTAAGAAAATAGCCAAACGTATAGTAGATGAACATCCTGAGTTGGTAATTTGCACTTATAGATTTATTCATCCTGATTGTATTAGGTTTATCAAGCGAGAATTGCCTAATACAAAGGTTGTACATTTAAATCCCGATGCACTTACAACTTTTCAAAGGCAACAGATATTTGTATCGCCTTATGATGCATACTTTACAAAAGATCCTTTTATTGTAGATTTTATGAAGAATAAAATGGGTTTAAAGGTTTTCTATTTGCCAGAGGCTTTTAATCAGCGTATACACACTTATAATTTTGAAGATAGAAAAACATTAGAGAAAAACATCGATATAGATGTAGTTTGTTTTGGGACACTTTATCCTTATAGAGCAAAAATGGTAGAACGATTGGTAAAAGCAGGTATTGCAGTGAAACTATTTGGTACAGCTGATAAGCGAGTCTCATTACCTACTATTAACTCTTTATATCAACACGAATTTATCACAGGAAAAAGAAAAGCAGAAGTATTGTTGGGAAGTAAGATAGTGTTTAATAATTTTCACTATGCTGAAATTCAATCGGTGAATGCTAAGTTCTTTGAGATAGCAGGTATGGGAGCTTTCCAAATATGTGATTATAAACCTACCTTGGAAGAATATACAGGCATATCCGCTGAAAAATTTACTTTCAAACATATAGATGAAGCTATATCGTTGATAAGATATTATTTAGATAAGCCCTTAGAGAGACATCAGTTATCAGAGAAACAAAAAGCTCATTTTTTAACTCATCACACCTATGATATAAGAATGCAAGAGATGTTTCAGTTATTAGAAATGTAA
- a CDS encoding EpsG family protein — MSTYLLSVFLVGLRWRTGTDWEPYKEVFENISEYLHKAMYEGTFIMEIGYLFLNYLVRLFTNNYSVFLFLHATIFYYLVIYGLRKITEYPISSYLFLFASSLGMIGSNRQLLTVALVLYCLPMVIARNRWFFGVIVASMSIHLTTILGSVYYFINRKFKWQHIVIVLIVSFFIGFSTLPSILFKSIGFFSDFIHLRTEHYSTAIVLPLSLLGIAKRAIFAVFFLWIRDKVEKVYPYYNLLLNGYLISLALYLLFGSSLSIIVSRGSMYFNIVEGVLLTSILYILKERWQKVVSILVLFVLSIWMMHNSIKVYPDLFKPYKSLWYNQQYERNMY, encoded by the coding sequence TTGAGCACTTACCTATTGTCGGTATTTTTGGTAGGTTTGCGCTGGCGTACAGGTACTGATTGGGAACCTTATAAAGAAGTCTTTGAGAATATTTCAGAGTATTTGCATAAAGCGATGTATGAAGGTACATTCATTATGGAAATAGGTTATTTGTTTCTCAATTATTTGGTGCGATTGTTCACTAATAATTATAGCGTTTTTCTTTTTCTACACGCTACAATATTTTATTATTTAGTAATTTATGGGTTAAGGAAAATCACTGAATATCCCATCAGTAGTTATTTGTTTTTATTTGCTTCGAGTTTAGGAATGATTGGTTCCAATAGGCAGTTGCTCACAGTGGCTCTTGTACTTTATTGTTTGCCGATGGTAATAGCGCGTAATAGGTGGTTTTTTGGAGTAATAGTAGCCTCTATGTCAATACACCTGACCACTATTTTGGGAAGCGTTTATTATTTTATAAATAGGAAATTTAAGTGGCAACATATTGTTATAGTACTGATTGTTTCTTTCTTTATAGGATTCAGTACACTCCCTTCCATACTTTTTAAATCTATTGGCTTTTTTTCAGATTTTATACATCTTAGAACTGAACATTATTCAACAGCTATAGTTTTGCCTTTAAGCCTTCTGGGAATAGCCAAACGAGCGATATTTGCCGTATTTTTCCTATGGATACGAGATAAGGTAGAAAAGGTATATCCCTATTATAACTTGCTACTGAATGGGTATTTGATATCACTTGCACTCTACTTGCTTTTTGGCAGTTCGTTATCGATCATAGTGAGTAGAGGAAGTATGTATTTCAACATAGTGGAAGGTGTGCTATTAACATCTATTCTTTATATATTGAAAGAACGCTGGCAGAAAGTAGTGAGTATATTAGTACTTTTTGTATTAAGCATCTGGATGATGCACAATTCTATTAAGGTCTATCCCGATTTGTTTAAGCCTTATAAATCATTGTGGTATAACCAGCAATATGAACGAAATATGTACTGA